The Pyrodictium delaneyi genome contains a region encoding:
- a CDS encoding RAD55 family ATPase: MGKKSDTALIPLGISGLDEALGGGVRPGSVILVAGAPGSGKTSFAARFIYEGLTKFNQPSVYLSFNEYKEEFYENMANLGLDFQSYESKGKFIFIEALNINDDEAVMAILENLLTIINTIKAKRVAIDTITSLLQILGSAKRARELLHSLFIHYMKKRGITTVLTAELPIGDPKLGYGIEEFIADGLIILRTKFSGDKIVRIMEIRKMRGHRATLARLTYAIVPGKVIAVRTPPRIIDIHAPQENLAFQLETGDANYSFTLPRGAQVLVAINPVLDPLSTLFGIACKTRIKPSIKLLYRTFTRSPEEIQWVLKELKCKNPTIEFVHLSSINPTLYSVTELAMMNIEEDLAVKPDIVVIDGIEQAFWLSGGQEIGIREHYNNIQYRKIHNITGVYVYTITLRKLLNANPLLNIYDAIFYFTPRRVNNKIHVSIRVIKSRYKIPTNHITLPIEMFAINGGTN, encoded by the coding sequence TTGGGCAAGAAGTCTGATACCGCGTTAATCCCTCTAGGTATAAGTGGACTCGATGAAGCCCTTGGCGGCGGAGTACGCCCTGGAAGCGTAATACTAGTCGCCGGAGCCCCGGGAAGCGGCAAGACTAGCTTCGCTGCCCGCTTCATATACGAGGGACTAACCAAATTCAATCAACCTAGTGTCTACCTCAGCTTTAACGAATACAAGGAAGAGTTCTACGAGAACATGGCAAATCTCGGCCTAGACTTCCAGAGCTATGAGAGCAAAGGCAAGTTCATATTCATAGAGGCACTCAACATAAATGATGATGAAGCCGTCATGGCTATTCTCGAAAACCTCCTTACAATTATAAACACTATAAAAGCAAAAAGGGTAGCTATTGATACTATAACTTCCCTACTTCAGATACTCGGAAGCGCCAAAAGAGCACGCGAACTGCTACATAGCCTTTTCATACATTATATGAAGAAGCGCGGGATAACAACTGTTTTGACAGCTGAGCTACCTATTGGCGATCCCAAGCTAGGCTACGGAATAGAAGAATTCATAGCAGATGGATTGATAATTTTAAGGACTAAGTTTAGTGGAGACAAAATTGTTCGAATAATGGAAATTCGTAAAATGCGTGGCCACCGCGCCACACTTGCCAGACTAACATATGCCATAGTGCCAGGCAAAGTCATAGCTGTAAGGACGCCACCGAGAATTATCGACATTCACGCTCCACAGGAAAATCTAGCCTTTCAGCTAGAGACAGGTGATGCAAACTATAGCTTTACTCTACCTCGTGGCGCCCAAGTACTTGTGGCCATAAATCCAGTTCTCGATCCCTTGTCGACTCTATTTGGTATAGCATGTAAGACCCGTATCAAACCATCTATTAAACTACTCTATAGAACCTTTACACGTTCACCAGAAGAGATCCAGTGGGTTCTTAAAGAATTGAAGTGCAAGAACCCTACGATAGAGTTTGTACATTTAAGCAGCATCAATCCTACACTCTACTCTGTGACCGAGCTAGCAATGATGAATATAGAAGAGGATCTCGCTGTCAAACCCGATATTGTAGTAATCGATGGTATAGAACAAGCCTTCTGGCTCTCCGGCGGACAAGAAATAGGTATACGAGAACATTATAACAACATTCAATACCGTAAAATTCATAACATAACTGGAGTATATGTCTATACAATCACTCTTAGGAAGCTCCTAAATGCTAATCCACTTCTCAACATATACGATGCAATATTCTACTTTACCCCTAGACGGGTTAACAACAAAATCCATGTAAGCATTAGAGTTATAAAGTCGCGTTACAAGATACCAACCAACCACATCACTCTTCCTATTGAAATGTTTGCTATAAATGGTGGTACTAACTAA
- the pyrC gene encoding dihydroorotase produces the protein MQPSIAVCGVLADYRGIQGEGCVIAEDEVIVGITGSPPAAQLVLDYRGQGVYVTPGFIDLHVHLRGLLQSYKEDEYSGTAAAASSGITMVVDMPNTQPRLATLEALDAKLAALREQSVTDYSLYAGVPDSIEEVRKLASRPIAGFKVYPDDLAHRLDVVHYILDLNNVLVVVHPELPEAEKPIIESNTLRSLHRGCHWETAAVDLIASLRPRARVHITHASCPSTLEHARAYGFTVDITPHHLLLENGEDCLLRVNPPLRSKAEQTHLLKKLLEGEVDAIASDHAPHAWREKLEPLSCRPGIPWLEAWPQMLYCLVEAGALKLQEYLWLTSRGPAKILGLDGYGVLEPGARANITVFRPATRRVHIPRWSKAKQIPYFMEKSCMDVVATIVGGSIVYDGYKISSDTNPINPYKS, from the coding sequence ATGCAGCCTAGCATAGCGGTTTGCGGAGTCCTCGCCGACTATAGAGGTATACAAGGCGAAGGCTGTGTCATAGCCGAGGACGAAGTTATAGTCGGTATCACCGGCAGTCCGCCGGCTGCCCAGCTTGTACTCGACTACCGCGGCCAAGGCGTCTACGTCACGCCAGGATTCATAGACCTCCACGTACACCTCCGGGGGCTTCTGCAGAGCTACAAGGAGGACGAGTATAGTGGGACTGCTGCAGCCGCATCGAGCGGCATAACAATGGTTGTCGACATGCCAAACACCCAGCCCAGGCTAGCTACCTTAGAGGCCCTTGACGCAAAGCTCGCTGCACTAAGGGAACAGAGTGTCACAGACTACTCTCTATACGCCGGCGTACCGGATAGCATTGAAGAAGTACGCAAGCTGGCCTCAAGGCCCATAGCTGGGTTTAAAGTATACCCGGATGACCTAGCTCACCGGCTGGACGTTGTACACTACATACTTGACCTCAATAACGTGCTTGTTGTCGTCCATCCGGAGCTGCCAGAAGCCGAGAAGCCGATAATAGAGTCAAATACTCTACGCAGCCTACACCGTGGCTGCCACTGGGAGACAGCCGCTGTCGACCTCATAGCATCGTTGAGGCCTCGTGCACGCGTCCACATTACACATGCATCTTGCCCTTCAACACTCGAGCACGCCCGTGCCTACGGCTTCACAGTTGACATAACTCCTCACCATTTACTGCTAGAAAATGGAGAAGACTGTCTCCTACGTGTAAACCCGCCTCTACGCAGCAAAGCCGAGCAAACCCATTTGCTTAAGAAGCTCCTTGAAGGCGAGGTGGACGCTATCGCTAGTGATCACGCTCCACACGCGTGGCGCGAGAAGCTAGAGCCGCTGAGCTGCAGGCCCGGAATACCGTGGCTCGAGGCTTGGCCTCAGATGCTCTACTGCCTGGTCGAAGCAGGGGCCCTTAAGCTCCAGGAATACCTATGGCTCACAAGCCGAGGACCCGCTAAGATACTCGGCCTGGATGGCTACGGCGTGCTCGAGCCCGGAGCCAGAGCTAACATAACAGTGTTCAGGCCTGCCACCAGGAGGGTGCACATTCCACGCTGGAGCAAGGCTAAGCAGATACCATACTTCATGGAGAAAAGCTGCATGGATGTAGTAGCAACCATTGTAGGCGGCTCCATAGTATATGACGGCTACAAAATATCTAGCGACACAAATCCGATAAACCCATATAAGAGCTAA
- a CDS encoding ABC transporter permease: MNASELADMFVFALKVLSERKIRSLLTIVGIAIGPIALVAIMGVVQGYSGYVIKQLAGLGQNLIVLVPGADYKMTEDDVEFLKSLPGVEAVTPFYSIRAEVKQGAQKVEAAIYAVDMEIFFKALGKLRVEEGSIPPPGEVIGSVIGHYIAFGERGHRYYSLGDVLTVSYYELRPGGRPTEKRINVIVRGVLAEFGNAFFVNPDTTIFLPLSAGSRLLGMKEWSGVIVVVEDPVYVENLTRTLREVYQERVGVISLVEISRVVSTITAAMEFITMAAGGAAFVVAVTGVAATMITSVMERTREIGVLKAIGFTSREVVAMILIEALVMSLIGAAVGIAIGVAAAYALSGKGMVIKGVHTLVIKAEPAITPKLIGLTLVMTITVGVVGGALPAYQAARIPPAVALRYE; the protein is encoded by the coding sequence ATGAATGCCAGTGAGCTAGCAGACATGTTTGTATTTGCGCTTAAAGTGCTCAGCGAGCGCAAGATCAGGAGTCTGCTGACGATAGTGGGGATAGCTATAGGTCCGATAGCTCTCGTAGCAATCATGGGAGTAGTACAGGGCTACTCCGGCTACGTTATAAAGCAGCTAGCAGGGCTAGGCCAGAACCTTATCGTGCTCGTACCAGGGGCAGACTATAAGATGACAGAGGATGATGTAGAGTTCCTCAAGAGCCTCCCGGGTGTAGAGGCTGTGACACCCTTCTATAGCATACGCGCGGAGGTGAAGCAAGGTGCTCAGAAGGTAGAGGCAGCGATATACGCTGTAGACATGGAGATATTCTTCAAAGCGCTCGGCAAGCTACGGGTCGAGGAGGGCAGTATACCGCCCCCAGGTGAGGTTATAGGCTCGGTAATAGGCCACTACATAGCATTTGGCGAGAGAGGGCACCGCTACTACAGCTTAGGTGACGTACTCACAGTCAGCTACTATGAGCTAAGACCGGGCGGCCGGCCAACCGAGAAGCGGATAAACGTAATCGTGCGCGGAGTCCTCGCCGAGTTTGGCAACGCGTTCTTCGTCAACCCTGATACTACTATCTTTCTGCCACTTAGCGCGGGCTCCCGGCTTCTAGGGATGAAGGAGTGGAGTGGCGTCATAGTGGTCGTTGAGGACCCGGTCTACGTTGAGAACCTTACTAGGACTCTTAGAGAGGTCTACCAAGAGAGAGTCGGGGTCATATCGCTCGTAGAGATATCCCGGGTAGTCTCCACGATAACGGCTGCAATGGAGTTTATCACCATGGCTGCGGGTGGCGCGGCGTTCGTTGTAGCGGTGACGGGCGTAGCAGCTACTATGATAACCTCGGTTATGGAGCGTACTCGCGAGATAGGCGTGTTAAAGGCTATAGGCTTCACGAGCAGAGAAGTAGTAGCTATGATACTCATAGAGGCCTTAGTAATGAGCCTCATAGGGGCAGCTGTAGGCATCGCGATAGGTGTGGCGGCAGCTTACGCCCTCTCCGGGAAAGGTATGGTGATAAAGGGTGTTCATACTTTAGTGATAAAGGCTGAGCCGGCTATAACACCAAAGCTGATAGGGCTAACGCTAGTCATGACAATAACTGTGGGGGTTGTAGGGGGAGCACTACCGGCATACCAGGCGGCGAGGATACCTCCTGCAGTAGCTCTACGTTACGAGTAG
- a CDS encoding signal recognition particle protein Srp19, with amino-acid sequence MSKEYKGRRIVVWPVYLDASASRSEGRKIPLRDAVRKPRVEEIVEAAKRLGLNPEVEEARYPRSWWENTRRILVDKMGSKLSTLKALALEIRKIREEKRRLRYT; translated from the coding sequence GTGAGCAAAGAGTACAAAGGAAGAAGAATAGTTGTGTGGCCAGTCTATCTTGATGCATCTGCCTCGCGTAGCGAAGGCAGGAAGATACCCCTACGAGATGCAGTGCGGAAGCCTAGAGTAGAGGAGATAGTCGAGGCTGCTAAGAGGCTTGGCTTAAATCCAGAAGTCGAAGAAGCCAGGTACCCCCGTAGTTGGTGGGAGAATACTCGTCGCATATTAGTAGATAAAATGGGCTCAAAACTATCAACATTAAAGGCATTGGCTCTTGAAATAAGGAAAATTAGGGAGGAGAAACGCCGGCTCCGCTACACGTAG
- the pyrB gene encoding aspartate carbamoyltransferase produces MGENGAEIAMIQKGWLGRDVISILDFTRDDLETLFETAEQMKKMLTEGRVPRLLEGRIIALAFFEPSTRTRLSFETAAKRLGAETIGFAGEEATSLAKGENLADTIRMLDGYADAIVIRHRYEGSALYAAEVAEKPVINAGDGRQHHPTQAMLDLYTVKELFGTIDGLVYGVLGDLRFGRAASSFILALTLYRPRKLYLVSPPLLRARPEVKARLEEAGVAYEEVERLEDVLGELDVLYVTRIQRERFPDPREYEKVRGSYRVTRELLEKAAKPELRVLHPLPRVDEITANVDTTPYAAYFLQARNGVPVRMALLSLILGAEV; encoded by the coding sequence ATGGGGGAGAATGGGGCTGAGATAGCTATGATTCAGAAGGGCTGGCTCGGACGCGACGTCATAAGCATCCTTGACTTTACCCGGGATGATCTCGAGACGCTCTTCGAGACAGCTGAGCAGATGAAGAAGATGCTCACAGAGGGGCGTGTCCCCCGGCTGCTAGAGGGACGGATAATCGCGCTCGCATTCTTCGAGCCATCTACGAGGACACGGCTAAGCTTCGAGACTGCCGCCAAGAGGCTTGGCGCCGAGACGATAGGATTTGCAGGGGAGGAGGCAACTAGTCTAGCTAAGGGAGAGAATCTTGCCGACACTATACGTATGCTCGACGGCTATGCTGACGCGATAGTGATACGACACCGCTACGAGGGCTCAGCACTATACGCCGCCGAAGTTGCCGAGAAGCCGGTCATAAACGCGGGGGACGGGCGGCAGCACCACCCGACACAAGCTATGCTCGACCTCTATACAGTGAAGGAACTCTTCGGGACAATAGACGGGCTGGTCTATGGAGTGCTTGGCGACCTTCGCTTTGGCCGCGCCGCTTCGAGCTTCATACTCGCCCTCACGCTGTATAGGCCGCGGAAGCTCTACCTCGTATCACCGCCTCTGCTGAGAGCAAGACCCGAGGTTAAGGCAAGATTAGAGGAGGCCGGCGTAGCCTATGAAGAGGTCGAGAGGCTAGAGGATGTCCTAGGTGAGCTCGACGTCCTCTACGTCACGCGTATACAGCGGGAGCGGTTCCCCGACCCCAGAGAATACGAGAAGGTACGCGGCAGCTACCGTGTGACGAGGGAACTCCTGGAGAAGGCTGCCAAGCCTGAACTACGCGTCCTACATCCGTTGCCTAGGGTGGACGAGATAACTGCAAATGTTGACACAACTCCTTATGCTGCCTATTTCCTCCAGGCTCGTAATGGCGTCCCCGTACGTATGGCTCTCTTATCCCTTATACTTGGTGCAGAGGTGTAA
- the pyrI gene encoding aspartate carbamoyltransferase regulatory subunit, with amino-acid sequence MTPSEGLLVRRIREGTVIDHIPAGRALAVLRILGITGREGLRVAVVMNVESRRLGRKDIVKVEGRHLSSEEVNRIALIAPSATINIVKDYRVIEKKRVELPELIEGIITCTNPTCITRKPGEPLKPRFKLLSRRPLRLQCTYCGTIIDEEDVLEQLEEASEERR; translated from the coding sequence GTGACCCCCTCAGAGGGTCTACTTGTACGCAGGATCCGAGAGGGCACAGTTATAGACCATATACCGGCTGGCCGCGCACTTGCAGTCCTGAGGATCTTGGGCATCACTGGCCGTGAGGGCCTACGCGTCGCCGTTGTGATGAACGTTGAGAGCCGCCGGCTAGGCCGCAAGGACATAGTGAAGGTCGAAGGACGTCATCTTAGTAGCGAGGAAGTAAACCGCATCGCACTAATAGCCCCCTCGGCCACAATAAACATCGTGAAGGACTATCGTGTTATAGAGAAGAAACGTGTCGAGCTACCCGAACTCATCGAGGGGATAATAACATGTACTAACCCTACATGTATAACGCGTAAGCCTGGAGAGCCCCTAAAGCCCCGCTTCAAGCTACTCTCGAGGAGACCTCTACGCTTACAGTGCACATACTGCGGCACAATCATTGACGAGGAGGACGTGCTAGAGCAGCTAGAAGAGGCAAGCGAGGAGAGGAGGTAG
- a CDS encoding NEW3 domain-containing protein, with product MQKKLAAQLLPAMLLLALVVVTVAIRVSALSPQPPPPILLNASFMGPMGAAPWPGDTAVLRVEWLYRGPYVADQVYAVVHLPGIFGPSSFSAQLGAAAPGDTLELVRSINVAQGAASGRYQGLITLYIVVGGNVYTYNYTVELEVAGCPAGLRISARLEPFSYPGSNNVELRVMLENRGPEDVENVTLTLRLPDGWQPTGNISWNIEVLWANSSETHMVPGVYVPAWIEPGLYNATLGMSYYCVVGNTTRFFNYTFSLPIRVEQPRPLRVEPLVLGWRAGVAYPGEASAPLDIVLLNQEPVTVTAVIARVELPSGMRVAGTANETYTAVVENIAASYGDTIRLSIDINIDERLPPGFYNASAWLRFVVSSQGATTILPGQLVIPLLVASPGKLNVDVVYMGWSDGYAYPGELSAPLRVVVQNLEDSTVTTAMLVLELPRGFAVDGRRVATITLDNVAAGYGDLVEFTAAIDVSSSLEPGSYMGNMTLVFIMSSSGGTRIKYVRLPLRLDLSPRSVENVSIVSSRWSMWIVGDDAYAATAVIDVGYWGRGRLRYLVVTVEPIEGAGLRAGAEKLTLVQQVELAPGDIASVSIPGIRVYNASQDVSLNVTMTGIVVSPSGGVYNVTFSRIIRLELLREEPLQLGYTKADTGHILPSSSNVEVYVHVVNTAPEPVTILSAEPLEAPNIKAWLSGGDCITARVEPGSSCTLVLMLNVSSTASPGSYSIPLRLWYSYRGNAGSVVTGRQVLSIPLEVEPIEAYDPSPIVARAYWAPTPGVAPVKVYPGTGAAPLQLELYNTGRYTVIGVVVRLEPLDKGLHVVEQPAVCNSLAPGSTCSLTAYVDVDPEAEPGLYRVRAVISYIFTAFNAHLNITREETITLQVTDPAEAIGIVDLSWASAPRPGTRSAMLVIMLYPDPSQVARIHSVVLELPQGLSNPQTSGSTVIAVPQASLQMTPSATRGGQTDIASIASIIQGLESTTSGVEVYLAQVAVNVTEPGPKPIALTVYWVDRLGYLHRVEKRLQLYVPGAPSILSVHFEPYAKLRGGVAELDITIINTGDAPVYNVYTVLVPTSAAGYPHTSVRHIPVLEPGKPVKLNYTLVYNPAGFGGVESYTFTGVLTAVYEDMVGRMTSFNTSIAVIMKPTILLRITSMNAEWRNGTVLVKGVIANEGIESAEAIRVDAVADGIWSSSFLGSLDPSSETPFRIELNTVSKPDNVTVVISYSDRYGITYSFNATAPVVEARPEKSLSEAKGVEAEPPIPEGGLKMITVVLLMLAVIVGYIAYRRFRRIPSENQLDSLLDSGEASNGEE from the coding sequence TTGCAGAAGAAACTGGCGGCACAACTATTACCGGCTATGCTTCTCCTAGCACTGGTTGTTGTAACAGTAGCTATCCGTGTCTCCGCTCTCTCGCCACAGCCGCCACCTCCAATCCTGCTTAATGCAAGCTTCATGGGGCCTATGGGTGCAGCTCCCTGGCCTGGTGATACAGCAGTACTCCGGGTTGAGTGGCTATACCGAGGCCCCTATGTGGCCGACCAGGTCTACGCAGTAGTTCATCTACCGGGCATCTTCGGTCCTAGCAGTTTCTCGGCTCAGCTAGGTGCGGCTGCTCCTGGTGACACGCTAGAGCTCGTGAGAAGCATTAACGTTGCCCAGGGGGCTGCGTCGGGCCGCTACCAGGGCCTCATAACCCTCTACATAGTCGTAGGCGGTAATGTCTACACATATAATTATACCGTGGAGCTAGAGGTGGCTGGATGCCCGGCGGGACTAAGGATCTCAGCACGGCTTGAGCCCTTCAGCTACCCGGGCTCGAACAACGTAGAACTCCGCGTAATGCTAGAAAACCGTGGCCCCGAGGATGTAGAGAACGTTACACTAACCCTCAGACTGCCAGATGGATGGCAGCCCACGGGCAATATCAGCTGGAACATTGAGGTGTTGTGGGCGAACTCTTCTGAGACCCATATGGTGCCGGGAGTATATGTTCCTGCCTGGATAGAGCCAGGGCTCTACAATGCCACCCTGGGGATGAGCTACTACTGTGTAGTTGGCAATACGACTCGGTTCTTCAACTACACATTCTCCTTGCCCATTCGCGTAGAGCAACCAAGGCCGCTAAGGGTTGAGCCGCTAGTACTAGGCTGGAGGGCCGGAGTAGCGTACCCGGGCGAGGCCTCGGCACCACTTGATATAGTGCTTCTAAACCAGGAGCCGGTGACAGTTACGGCAGTCATAGCGCGTGTAGAGCTGCCAAGCGGGATGAGGGTAGCTGGTACTGCTAACGAGACCTATACGGCTGTGGTCGAGAACATAGCAGCCAGCTATGGTGATACAATCCGTCTAAGCATTGACATTAATATAGACGAGAGACTTCCCCCGGGCTTCTACAATGCCTCGGCCTGGCTTAGATTCGTTGTCAGCAGTCAGGGCGCGACAACAATCCTGCCAGGCCAGCTTGTCATACCCTTACTTGTGGCTAGTCCCGGCAAGCTAAACGTAGACGTGGTCTATATGGGCTGGAGTGATGGCTACGCATACCCGGGCGAGCTGTCAGCTCCGCTTCGGGTCGTCGTGCAGAATCTTGAAGACTCAACAGTCACCACGGCTATGCTCGTATTAGAACTACCCCGGGGCTTCGCCGTTGACGGGAGGAGAGTTGCGACGATAACCCTAGACAATGTGGCGGCAGGCTATGGCGATCTAGTAGAGTTCACAGCAGCCATAGATGTCTCCAGCAGCCTAGAACCTGGCAGCTACATGGGTAACATGACCCTAGTCTTCATCATGTCGAGCAGTGGAGGTACAAGGATTAAGTATGTACGTCTACCGTTACGGCTTGACCTTAGTCCCAGGTCTGTCGAGAACGTGTCCATAGTGTCTAGCCGCTGGTCCATGTGGATCGTAGGGGACGACGCTTACGCTGCGACAGCAGTGATAGATGTTGGGTACTGGGGTAGGGGTAGGCTTCGCTACCTAGTCGTAACAGTAGAGCCCATCGAGGGCGCGGGCTTGCGCGCTGGCGCGGAGAAGCTGACGCTAGTACAGCAGGTAGAACTAGCACCTGGCGACATAGCCTCAGTGAGTATACCAGGCATAAGGGTCTACAACGCGTCCCAAGACGTCAGTCTAAATGTGACGATGACGGGCATAGTAGTGTCGCCAAGCGGCGGGGTATACAACGTTACATTTTCGAGGATAATCCGGCTTGAGCTGCTTCGCGAGGAGCCTCTCCAGCTAGGCTACACCAAGGCGGACACTGGCCACATACTCCCCTCCTCTAGCAACGTAGAGGTCTACGTACATGTTGTAAACACTGCGCCTGAACCCGTGACAATACTCTCCGCAGAACCCCTAGAAGCCCCAAACATTAAGGCATGGCTTAGCGGAGGCGATTGTATAACCGCAAGGGTGGAACCGGGAAGCAGCTGTACACTCGTATTGATGCTGAATGTCTCTAGTACTGCTAGTCCAGGCTCCTATAGCATCCCCCTAAGGCTGTGGTACAGCTACCGTGGTAACGCTGGGAGCGTGGTCACGGGAAGACAAGTGCTCAGCATACCCCTGGAAGTAGAGCCTATAGAAGCCTATGATCCCAGCCCTATTGTAGCAAGAGCTTACTGGGCTCCCACCCCCGGAGTAGCACCGGTCAAGGTATATCCGGGTACCGGTGCTGCCCCACTACAACTCGAGCTATACAACACGGGTCGCTACACAGTCATAGGTGTCGTTGTACGCCTCGAGCCCCTGGACAAGGGGCTCCATGTAGTGGAGCAACCTGCAGTGTGTAATAGCTTAGCCCCGGGCTCGACTTGCAGCCTAACAGCCTACGTAGACGTGGACCCAGAGGCCGAACCTGGGCTCTACAGGGTTAGAGCCGTCATAAGCTATATCTTCACGGCGTTTAACGCACACCTCAACATTACTCGTGAAGAGACTATAACGCTGCAAGTAACAGACCCTGCCGAGGCTATAGGGATAGTAGATCTCTCCTGGGCCTCGGCGCCGAGGCCCGGAACACGCTCCGCCATGCTTGTCATAATGCTCTATCCCGACCCCTCGCAGGTGGCACGTATCCACTCGGTAGTGCTAGAGCTGCCCCAGGGGCTCTCGAATCCCCAGACCAGCGGCAGCACAGTAATCGCGGTGCCCCAGGCAAGTCTCCAAATGACTCCGTCAGCCACTAGGGGCGGACAGACAGACATTGCTAGTATAGCTAGCATAATTCAGGGCCTAGAGAGCACTACCTCCGGCGTGGAAGTCTACCTAGCACAGGTAGCAGTCAACGTCACCGAGCCCGGTCCTAAGCCGATAGCATTGACGGTATACTGGGTAGACAGACTAGGCTACCTGCATAGAGTGGAGAAGAGACTCCAGCTTTACGTGCCCGGAGCACCAAGCATTCTCAGCGTGCATTTTGAGCCCTACGCGAAGCTGCGAGGTGGCGTAGCAGAGCTAGACATAACGATAATCAACACGGGTGACGCGCCTGTATACAATGTGTACACAGTCCTCGTGCCGACATCAGCTGCTGGGTACCCGCATACATCGGTGAGACATATACCAGTGCTCGAGCCCGGCAAGCCTGTTAAACTGAACTACACGCTCGTATACAATCCAGCTGGCTTTGGAGGTGTGGAAAGCTACACCTTCACAGGCGTGCTCACAGCGGTCTACGAGGATATGGTCGGAAGAATGACCAGCTTCAATACCAGCATAGCAGTGATAATGAAGCCGACTATACTACTTCGGATCACAAGCATGAATGCGGAATGGCGCAACGGGACGGTACTAGTGAAAGGTGTGATAGCCAACGAAGGTATAGAATCCGCAGAGGCTATACGAGTAGACGCAGTGGCCGACGGAATCTGGAGCTCTTCGTTCCTAGGCTCACTCGATCCCTCAAGCGAGACGCCTTTCCGCATAGAGTTGAACACTGTAAGTAAACCGGATAACGTGACCGTGGTAATCAGCTATAGCGACAGGTATGGTATAACGTACAGCTTCAACGCCACAGCCCCCGTTGTCGAGGCTAGGCCAGAGAAGTCGCTGAGCGAAGCTAAGGGTGTCGAGGCAGAGCCGCCGATACCAGAAGGAGGGCTAAAGATGATTACAGTAGTGCTACTAATGCTAGCTGTAATAGTTGGGTATATAGCTTACAGGAGGTTTAGGCGTATACCAAGTGAGAATCAGCTAGACAGCCTCCTAGACAGTGGAGAAGCTAGCAATGGTGAAGAGTAG
- the pyrE gene encoding orotate phosphoribosyltransferase, which yields MEAEKVLARLLVKTGALQLGEFKLTSGLQSPIYIDLRRLPSYPDAFRTVLALLYTTSLEADHDVVVGVATAGIVWATGLALYSGKPMAYVRSGRKQHGLGRQVEGLVEEKRVLVVDDVATTGGSLAAAVEALRSAGAQPRYALVIVDREQGARERLQAMGVELLRVATLRGILRAAVEEGLVAREDAQKVIDQLYGGEWG from the coding sequence ATGGAGGCCGAGAAGGTTCTAGCCCGATTGCTCGTCAAGACGGGGGCTCTGCAGCTAGGCGAGTTCAAGCTTACAAGCGGGCTCCAGAGCCCCATATACATTGACCTTCGGAGGCTGCCAAGTTACCCGGACGCGTTCCGTACAGTGCTAGCACTCCTTTACACTACATCCCTAGAAGCCGACCACGATGTCGTTGTCGGCGTCGCCACTGCCGGCATAGTGTGGGCCACGGGGCTAGCTCTCTACTCGGGGAAGCCAATGGCCTATGTGCGGAGTGGAAGGAAGCAGCACGGCCTTGGTAGACAGGTAGAGGGATTGGTCGAGGAAAAGAGAGTGCTTGTAGTTGACGATGTAGCTACCACTGGAGGCAGCCTAGCAGCTGCGGTAGAGGCTCTACGCAGTGCCGGAGCACAGCCGCGCTACGCGCTAGTCATAGTGGACCGGGAGCAAGGCGCACGCGAGCGGCTACAAGCTATGGGCGTGGAGCTTCTACGCGTAGCAACACTCCGCGGCATACTCCGCGCTGCTGTAGAGGAGGGACTTGTAGCCCGGGAGGACGCCCAGAAGGTTATAGACCAGCTATATGGGGGAGAATGGGGCTGA